The Falco peregrinus isolate bFalPer1 chromosome 9, bFalPer1.pri, whole genome shotgun sequence genome includes a window with the following:
- the MAPRE1 gene encoding microtubule-associated protein RP/EB family member 1, giving the protein MAVNVYSTSVTSDNLSRHDMLAWINESLQLTLTKIEQLCSGAAYCQFMDMLFPGSVALKKVKFQAKLEHEYIQNFKVLQAGFKRMGVDKIIPVDKLVKGKFQDNFEFVQWFKKFFDANYDGKEYDPVAARQGQETVAPNLVAPVVNKPKKSLSSSSAAPQRPIVTQRTAATPKTGTGMVKKAGGDDESAGLIEQINVLKLTVEDLEKERDFYFGKLRNIELICQENEGENDPVLQRIVEILYATDEGFVIPDEGAPQEEQEEY; this is encoded by the exons atgGCAGTTAATGTGTATTCTACTTCAGTGACCAGTGATAACTTGAGTCGACATGACATGCTGGCGTGGATCAACGAGTCTCTGCAGCTGACGCTGACGAAGATCGAGCAGCTGTGCTCAG GTGCTGCGTACTGTCAGTTTATGGACATGCTCTTCCCAGGTTCTGTAGCGCTCAAGAAAGTGAAGTTTCAAGCAAAATTGGAACATGAGTACATTCAAAACTTCAAGGTTCTACAAGCAGGTTTTAAACGAATGGGTGTTGACAAA ataaTTCCTGTGGACAAACTagtgaaaggaaaatttcaggACAACTTTGAATTTGTTCAGTGGTTCAAAAAATTTTTTGATGCAAACTATGATGGGAAGGAGTATGATCCTGTTGCTGCTCGACAAGGCCAAGAGACGGTAGCACCGAACCTTGTTGCTCCAGTTGTGAACAAACCCAAGAAATCTCTCAGTTCTAGCAGTGCAG CCCCACAGAGGCCCATTGTTACACAAAGGACCGCAGCAACCCCGAAAACTGGTACTGGAATGGTCAAAAAGGCTGGGGGAGATGACGAATCAGCAGGATTGATTGAGCAG ATCAATGTATTGAAACTTACTGTTGAAGAtctggagaaggagagagacTTCTACTTTGGCAAATTGAGGAACATTGAATTGATCTGCCAGGAGAATGAAGGGGAGAATGATCCAGTGTTGCAGAGGATTGTGGAAATTCTTTATGCCACAGAT GAAGGCTTTGTGATACCTGACGAAGGAGCACCGCAGGAGGAACAAGAAGAGTATTAA